The genomic segment GTTCCAAACATCGGCACAAACGCTACTGCCATCATAGCCCCAAAATAATCAAGAGGCAGTTGCATGATAAAATAGGGTGGCTGCACAATAATTTTTAAGAATGCAACGACAATGGCTGATAATAAAGCCTCCTCTGTGCCGAATAATACGGCTAAAAGCATAATAGGTAAAATTGAAAGTAAACTACATCCTCCGCCCTGTGGAAAGGGTACGAGTTTAATGGTGTATAACACCATGGTCAATGCGGAAACAAGTCCTACACGTGTCAGTAATCTAGCATTAAATTGAATGCCAATGAGCTGACGTATGCTAACGAAAAAGACTGCACTTGTCAGTAGAATTGCAATAATAACTGCACTATTCAAAAATGATCTCCCTCTCTATATCTCATATTAAAATTTTATATAAAAGGAATACCACTAAATAAGTCAGGGAAATCCAAGACAAAAGAAAAAACGCGCTACCAAAGGCAAC from the Vallitalea okinawensis genome contains:
- a CDS encoding energy-coupled thiamine transporter ThiT, whose translation is MNSAVIIAILLTSAVFFVSIRQLIGIQFNARLLTRVGLVSALTMVLYTIKLVPFPQGGGCSLLSILPIMLLAVLFGTEEALLSAIVVAFLKIIVQPPYFIMQLPLDYFGAMMAVAFVPMFGTKSKVKLGLGAGLAVTLSTCFSILSGIIFFGEFAPEGMNTWLYSIVYNVTGYGVEAALSVLVLLLLSANNFAKLSVLRKKVI